AAACCAGCCAACGTTGACAGTCCAAAATTCAAGTATTGGTACACGTCTGAATTACGTGTTGTTGGAAGGATTGCGGTATGAGCGAAGCTAGCCTCGAATATCCACCAATCCTTAACGGAAACATACCCTAGGATGGTCTTTTAGTGGTGGATGCCTTTTAGAATATCTTAACTGTAGTCGAGAAATGATACGGAATGGTGACTCCTGGGCCGAAGCCACCGTGCAGCAACTCTGAGCCTCGCAGCTGAAGTGCTTTTTCGGGTTACGGACGGATCGAACTTGCTTTTATTTGACGCTTATTTTTTAGTTTTGCATAGTGTAAGCCGCATGCGTTACACAGTGTCCTCATTCCATTAGGTCCGCGGCGCCATTCAGGGGTCTGAGTTCGGCCGCAGTTTTGGCATCTGCCAGTTCGGGACGCACACTGTCAATACGTCAGTTTTTCGCTTCCCCCTCTAATAACTAAACTTACTGCCAGTCGCTTCGTGGTTCCTGTCGTGCCAGATGAGGGCTGCAAAGCATATACAGAAACAGTCGCATGgttctcctccttcatcttggctcCTTCACCAGCCCGCTCATTCTGAATCGATGTTTGCACGAAGTCCTTAATATGTTCTAGAGAACGCTTGATAAGCTCCATGTTATTCAGCATGCTGCTAAGTTCCCATTCCGTTGGCAGCCTTTCTAAGATCACGTGAGCCCGTGTGTGCTCACAAGCAATTCGATTATACTATTCAGCACAGTTAAGAATGGTGCGGGATGAGGACCTAATCTAGACATAGTCAGTCTGCCCGACCTTGCATCGGGGCTTATGTTAACTCACTTGACTTAAAGATTCTCGGTAGCTCCAGCTCCCTAGGGGTGTCTTTTGACTGAGGCGTTATATCCCGGCTTGAGTAGCAAAGTCGTTCCCTGGGAGGGGTTGGATAAGGGTCAAGAGGTATCTGGCCAGGAGGCAGTGGGCGGGGTTGAGAGTAAATCGGATCTGGAGGGAGGGATGGTGGAGCAGAGTGAGAATGTACTTGTCTGaaaggaggatgaggctcCTGCGTCTTCTGCTGCTGGGGTTGGCGATGCTGGGATAGAATCTCCGCCTTGACTGAGGGACTCTGGCAACAGTTAGAGACAGGAAGAGGTGACGGAAGGCTGGCGAAAGGTGGCGGTTGAGGATCCGAGAAGGCAGGTAGGGTATGTTGTCGGGGAGGGAAGGGTGAAGCTGAGAGCAGTTGATGCAATGATGGGTTTTTCCCTGTCTTAGGTAGCGTTCGATGGATAGATGCGAGAGGCAGGGAAAGTCCGGAGTCAGTCTGGACGCTGGAGAGAGGTGTATGAGTACAAGTGGCTGGCTTAGTGTCTTGAATGAACTCTGAGATGGAGGGCAGTGGCTGCCGGTTCGGAGACAGATGGTAGTCGGCATACGTTCGGGGCACAACAGAAGATGTCATACTGGAGACCTGAGCACCGGGCGATGAATGACAACAGTCCGAATCTAAACTGATTCTGTTTTATAGTGAGTGGTCGGTGTAATAACGGTTCCTGTAGCCGTAGTAAGAGGGTGCCTAATAAAGTCTTCTGAAAAGTTCGCTAGACATGGACTAGCGATATCGATGATACGAGTACCGGTATGGTTGAGCAAGACGGTTTGTCTAGAGATGGTACTGCTCTGTGAGCGAACTAACTGTTATTATGGACATGACTGACACAATCAAGAGAGGATGTTGTGGCAGCTCTTATATTGGACTTCAGATAAGATAGATGTCACTGGCTAGGCATGACAACCAAATCGATCTGTCAACTACCAATGTGGCCTAGCTTTACAAGGGTCCGCGGAAATATTaagagttgaagaagcaaataACCCACACGCGAGAAGCGCCTCTTCAGCCAGCAAGGATTTACCGCGGCTGATAATATTCAGTAAAGAAGGACCCCTCCCCGCTTAGTGgggaagaaaaaagaaaagagaaacaaagATCCCGGAGTACATAGCCGTCCCCCCGAAATTCTGCCTCTCTACCTATTTTCCATTCCGTCATCATGTCGTTACTTTATAAAATTGAGCAACATAATGC
The window above is part of the Fusarium oxysporum f. sp. lycopersici 4287 chromosome 8, whole genome shotgun sequence genome. Proteins encoded here:
- a CDS encoding hypothetical protein (At least one base has a quality score < 10), which codes for MPTTICLRTGSHCPPSQSSFKTLSQPLVLIHLSPASRLTPDFPCLSHLSIERYLRQGKTHHCINCSQLHPSLPDNIPYLPSRILNRHLSPAFRHLFLSLTVARVPQSRRRFYPSIANPSSRRRRSLILLSDKYILTLLHHPSLQIRFTLNPAHCLLARYLLTLIQPLPGNDFATQAGI